A genomic window from Thalassoroseus pseudoceratinae includes:
- a CDS encoding ExeA family protein, with protein sequence MYEAHWGLKQRPFENNTAGDFYFRSETHRAAALKVRYAIDGRLGAALLCGEVGVGKTFLSHMVAAKAADDGILSLHLTYPRLTPNELIGWVYAELRGHGPIDTIPGTFDGTLRALEARLKQLTKEGQRPVLFVDDAHLVNDPELLQAWHLLLNFQQQEDIDFTLVLVGEPSLLPQIRRCRPLAERIGVTALVRPLDQAETAEYIQHRLETAGRTEDDDLPLVFSDDAIMTIFERSGGIPRRINRLCDLALLVGYAERLTTLTGTEIEGVAQELTLGIAA encoded by the coding sequence ATGTACGAAGCACATTGGGGTTTGAAGCAACGGCCATTTGAAAACAACACCGCTGGGGACTTCTACTTCCGCAGCGAAACGCACCGGGCGGCTGCGCTGAAGGTGCGATATGCGATCGATGGCCGACTTGGTGCCGCACTGCTGTGTGGTGAAGTGGGCGTGGGCAAAACGTTCCTCTCACACATGGTTGCAGCGAAGGCAGCCGATGACGGAATTCTCTCGCTCCACCTAACATACCCCCGGCTCACGCCAAACGAACTCATCGGCTGGGTTTACGCCGAATTGCGAGGACACGGGCCGATCGACACCATTCCCGGCACGTTCGACGGCACACTCCGAGCGTTGGAAGCCCGGCTCAAACAGCTGACCAAAGAAGGGCAGCGGCCGGTCCTCTTCGTCGACGATGCCCACTTGGTGAACGATCCGGAACTTCTGCAAGCGTGGCATTTGCTCCTGAATTTCCAGCAACAAGAGGACATCGACTTCACGTTGGTCCTTGTCGGTGAACCATCGTTGCTACCGCAGATCCGTCGCTGCCGACCGCTCGCCGAGCGTATCGGAGTGACCGCCTTGGTGCGACCACTCGACCAGGCGGAAACTGCGGAATACATTCAGCACCGCCTAGAAACCGCCGGACGCACTGAAGACGATGATCTTCCGTTGGTGTTCTCTGACGATGCCATCATGACGATCTTCGAACGATCCGGAGGGATTCCTCGCCGCATCAATCGTCTTTGCGACCTCGCTTTGCTAGTTGGCTACGCGGAACGTCTCACGACGTTGACCGGCACCGAAATCGAAGGCGTCGCGCAGGAACTCACGCTCGGTATCGCCGCTTAA
- a CDS encoding PVC-type heme-binding CxxCH protein, which produces MTLPRLLGTLFIVAWSAVLLGAEPKLELKKGDHIAYIGNTLADRMQHYPWLETAIHAAYPEHELVFRNLGFAGDELKTRNRSQNFGSPDEWLTKVEADVIFCFFGFNEAFRGDDGLPTFRKDLAEMIDHMRSQKYNGESAPRLVMFSPIAHENLNSPHLPDGHANNANLQKYTAAMQKICGEKEVLFVDLLHPSKLLYEHAEKPLTINGIHLNEAGYAAIVPIVAERILPNAPSLSSLKLLYSAVQDKNYYWFSRYRVVDGYNVYGGRSKLAWFGQSNADVMMREMEIFDVMTANRDRRIWAVAQGEDFEVKDDNLPEELAVRTNKAGDLADGRFSYLDGEEAMEKMKLADGMQVNLFASEDMFPELINPVQMSFDTDSRLFVSVWPSYPHWNPTQPRRDRILCLPDEDGDGVADECIVFADELNSITGFEFWGGGMLVAAPPEIWFLEDTDGDNKADNKIRMLQGVSSADSHHSANAMVIGPDGGLYWSRGIFNIASMETPTQTYRSTRSGVHRFDPRTFEMSFHFPIGPNPHGDVFDQWGYQFANDGTSGTGSYVNIGKGVGNKHWFEKRVRPVAATGLLSSEHFPKENQGNFLICNTIGVLGVLQHEVKYNGADITAEEIEPVLLSSDPNFRPVDVEIGGDGALYVADWSNALIGHMQHNIRDPNRDHEHGRIYRVTAEGRELLKPLKLKGKPIAEVCQAFFAKTNAVRYRARLELTGRETVDIVREVTKFAKSLDPNNPADAQAMLECLWVFEEQRVPNPELLARVYHAEEPRVRAAAIRTLGHWGTQIEDWQPLLVAAAQDESALVRAEAVKAAVSFEGLPAAEVIFEVAARPLDPELETVLKYARGQMNVEKLVQEALRSKIPLSKAAEAYALRNASAADLLKLDRTEAVYAAILSRDDVAMKDLQESLAGLAKLTHEEPVSLLHDLIVSLDQKNQTNKLGELLIRRAPAELKKSRELLRSLATDVEHLSASTHEAAFAAWIIADQSGDAAFLAASKSKDSLRDLLNAVPTIPDDKLRAELYDDVRALAFELPPNLEAEPGGAALARPGIHVDYFYPSASNVARETLDGMQPKASGIVPEIVMNVPQLKQRDKFALRFNGLVQVNQPGKYTFFIASDDGSRVYLNDQLLINNDGLHGIVERSGSVELTPGLHSLLVTYFDNGGGDGLKVTWSGPGMKKQSISADRLFVGGKQTLHDLAIKTLESIPNHDDEKFRDLTRLIKLGKHRPAAIAAMAKLPESSHPANVTELVDNLVGYLSSIPASQRTGPAALEAVELTRSLSKSLPKDDANAVEERLKNLDVRVIAIGTVPERMIYDKERIAVQAGQPVEFRFSNSDNMPHNFAIVQPGTLAEVGTLAENTARDPDAMERQYIPKTDNILLASRLLQPKQSQALTFEAPKKPGVYPYVCTYPGHWRRMYGALYVVEDLEAYQANRDEYLANHPLSIQDELLEFIGRDTDWKVEDLAEYVSPLKHGRSFDVGKNLFRVANCVACHKFGGEGRELGPDLAKLDPKKQTALHILESMIEPSKQIDEKFQSNTFVLTSGQIVTGMIVEETETEVKVLVDPLAKGDPLVIKTADIEDRVKSKTSIMPKGLLNKLTREEILDLIAYVYAKADKKHMMFEDHSHH; this is translated from the coding sequence ATGACGCTGCCGCGATTATTAGGGACGCTGTTCATTGTTGCTTGGTCGGCGGTGTTACTCGGAGCCGAACCGAAGCTGGAACTCAAGAAGGGCGACCACATCGCCTACATCGGCAATACGCTCGCCGACCGAATGCAGCACTATCCGTGGTTGGAGACGGCAATTCACGCGGCGTACCCAGAGCATGAGCTTGTCTTCCGGAATTTGGGGTTCGCTGGCGATGAACTCAAGACACGCAATCGATCACAGAATTTCGGTTCGCCGGACGAGTGGCTAACAAAGGTGGAAGCCGACGTCATCTTCTGTTTCTTCGGTTTCAACGAAGCCTTCCGGGGCGACGATGGCCTACCGACGTTCCGCAAAGACCTCGCTGAAATGATCGACCATATGCGGTCGCAGAAATACAACGGCGAATCGGCCCCGCGGTTGGTCATGTTTTCGCCGATTGCTCACGAAAACTTGAACAGCCCGCATCTGCCGGATGGTCATGCTAATAACGCGAATCTTCAAAAGTACACGGCAGCAATGCAGAAGATCTGCGGCGAGAAGGAAGTTCTCTTCGTCGATCTTTTGCATCCCAGCAAATTGCTCTACGAGCATGCCGAGAAACCGTTGACCATCAACGGTATTCATCTGAATGAAGCTGGCTATGCGGCGATTGTTCCGATCGTGGCCGAACGAATCCTGCCAAACGCTCCGTCATTGTCCTCATTGAAACTTCTGTATTCTGCCGTACAGGACAAGAACTACTACTGGTTTAGTCGATATCGGGTCGTCGATGGTTACAACGTCTATGGCGGGCGATCCAAGTTGGCTTGGTTTGGGCAGTCGAATGCGGACGTGATGATGCGGGAGATGGAAATCTTTGATGTCATGACCGCCAACCGCGATCGTCGCATTTGGGCAGTTGCACAGGGTGAGGATTTCGAAGTCAAAGATGACAACCTCCCCGAAGAACTCGCGGTGCGAACCAACAAAGCGGGCGATTTAGCAGACGGACGGTTTTCCTATCTCGATGGTGAAGAAGCCATGGAGAAGATGAAACTCGCTGACGGTATGCAGGTCAATTTGTTCGCTTCGGAGGACATGTTCCCGGAGTTGATCAACCCCGTCCAAATGTCGTTCGATACCGATAGTCGGTTGTTCGTTTCGGTCTGGCCCTCTTATCCGCACTGGAATCCGACGCAACCTCGCCGGGATCGCATCCTGTGTCTGCCGGATGAAGACGGCGATGGCGTGGCGGACGAGTGCATTGTGTTCGCGGACGAACTCAACAGCATCACCGGGTTTGAATTTTGGGGTGGTGGCATGTTGGTGGCCGCTCCGCCGGAAATTTGGTTCCTCGAAGACACGGATGGCGACAACAAGGCCGACAATAAAATTCGTATGTTGCAGGGCGTGTCCAGTGCGGACTCGCACCACTCCGCGAATGCGATGGTCATCGGACCGGACGGCGGGTTGTACTGGTCGCGGGGTATTTTCAATATTGCTTCGATGGAAACACCGACGCAAACGTACCGTTCGACTCGCAGCGGCGTGCATCGGTTCGATCCGCGGACGTTCGAAATGAGCTTTCACTTCCCGATCGGTCCGAATCCGCACGGTGACGTGTTCGATCAATGGGGGTACCAGTTCGCCAACGACGGCACCAGCGGCACCGGGAGTTACGTCAACATCGGCAAAGGCGTCGGCAACAAGCATTGGTTCGAAAAACGAGTGCGACCGGTGGCGGCGACAGGGTTGTTGTCGAGCGAACACTTTCCGAAAGAAAACCAAGGCAACTTCCTGATCTGCAATACCATCGGCGTGCTCGGGGTTTTGCAGCATGAAGTGAAATATAACGGAGCCGACATCACCGCCGAGGAAATCGAACCAGTGCTGTTGTCGTCAGATCCGAATTTCCGTCCGGTCGATGTGGAGATCGGCGGGGATGGTGCATTGTATGTGGCGGATTGGAGCAACGCTCTCATCGGACATATGCAGCACAACATCCGTGACCCGAACCGCGATCATGAGCACGGTCGAATTTACCGTGTGACTGCGGAAGGGCGGGAACTTCTCAAACCGCTCAAGCTCAAAGGCAAACCGATTGCCGAGGTATGTCAGGCATTCTTCGCGAAGACGAACGCGGTTCGTTACCGAGCCCGTTTGGAACTCACTGGTCGTGAAACCGTCGACATCGTGCGTGAGGTTACGAAGTTTGCGAAGTCACTCGATCCGAACAACCCTGCGGATGCCCAGGCCATGCTCGAATGTTTGTGGGTCTTCGAGGAACAGCGGGTACCGAACCCCGAACTGTTGGCTCGCGTATACCATGCGGAAGAACCGCGAGTCCGAGCGGCAGCGATTCGCACACTTGGTCATTGGGGCACGCAGATCGAGGATTGGCAACCGTTGCTTGTCGCGGCCGCGCAGGATGAGTCCGCGCTCGTGCGAGCCGAAGCGGTCAAGGCGGCGGTTTCGTTTGAAGGGTTGCCCGCGGCGGAAGTGATTTTCGAAGTCGCCGCTCGTCCGCTCGATCCCGAATTAGAAACCGTGCTGAAGTATGCCCGTGGCCAGATGAACGTCGAGAAACTCGTGCAAGAAGCCTTGCGTTCGAAGATACCTCTTTCGAAAGCGGCTGAAGCGTATGCCCTGCGGAATGCCAGTGCGGCGGACTTGTTAAAACTCGACCGCACCGAAGCGGTCTATGCAGCGATCCTCAGTCGCGATGATGTAGCGATGAAGGATCTGCAAGAGTCGCTCGCCGGTTTGGCAAAGTTGACTCACGAAGAACCGGTCTCGCTGTTGCATGATCTCATCGTTTCTCTGGATCAGAAGAATCAAACGAATAAGTTGGGAGAATTGCTCATCCGGCGTGCCCCAGCGGAGTTGAAAAAGTCCCGCGAACTCTTGCGTTCGCTCGCGACTGATGTCGAACACTTGTCAGCATCCACTCATGAAGCGGCGTTTGCAGCGTGGATCATCGCGGATCAATCTGGCGACGCGGCGTTTCTGGCGGCTTCGAAGAGCAAAGACTCGTTGCGGGATTTGCTCAACGCGGTGCCCACGATTCCGGATGATAAGTTGCGAGCGGAACTCTATGACGACGTACGGGCGTTGGCATTTGAACTGCCGCCGAACTTGGAAGCCGAACCCGGCGGAGCGGCGTTGGCACGTCCTGGTATTCACGTCGATTATTTTTATCCCAGTGCCAGCAACGTCGCTCGCGAGACTCTGGACGGGATGCAACCCAAAGCCAGCGGTATTGTTCCCGAAATCGTGATGAACGTGCCGCAATTGAAACAACGTGACAAATTCGCACTGCGATTCAACGGCCTGGTGCAAGTGAATCAACCCGGCAAATACACGTTCTTTATCGCCTCGGATGATGGTTCGCGAGTCTATCTGAACGATCAACTGCTGATCAACAACGATGGTCTGCACGGCATCGTCGAGCGATCCGGTTCGGTGGAACTCACGCCGGGGTTGCATTCGCTGCTAGTCACCTACTTCGACAACGGTGGCGGCGACGGCTTGAAGGTTACGTGGTCGGGGCCGGGAATGAAGAAGCAAAGCATCTCCGCCGATCGGTTGTTCGTCGGTGGCAAGCAAACGCTGCACGATCTCGCGATCAAAACTCTTGAATCGATTCCTAATCACGATGACGAGAAGTTCCGCGATTTGACTCGACTGATCAAACTCGGTAAGCACCGTCCAGCAGCGATTGCGGCGATGGCGAAGTTGCCAGAATCGAGTCATCCCGCGAATGTCACGGAGTTGGTCGACAACCTCGTTGGTTATCTCAGTAGCATCCCTGCTTCACAAAGAACGGGACCGGCGGCGTTGGAAGCCGTGGAGCTCACGAGGTCGCTTTCAAAGTCGCTTCCGAAAGACGATGCAAACGCGGTCGAGGAGCGATTGAAGAACCTCGATGTCCGCGTGATCGCCATCGGCACCGTGCCAGAACGGATGATTTATGATAAGGAACGGATCGCCGTTCAAGCGGGTCAGCCGGTTGAGTTCCGATTCTCAAACTCCGACAACATGCCGCACAACTTTGCGATCGTCCAACCGGGCACGCTTGCGGAAGTCGGTACGCTCGCCGAAAACACCGCTCGCGATCCGGACGCCATGGAACGTCAATACATTCCCAAGACCGACAATATCTTGCTCGCCAGCCGGTTGTTGCAACCGAAGCAATCGCAGGCTCTCACTTTCGAAGCTCCAAAGAAACCGGGTGTGTATCCGTATGTCTGCACGTATCCCGGTCACTGGCGGCGGATGTATGGGGCGTTGTATGTCGTTGAAGATTTGGAAGCTTACCAAGCCAATCGCGACGAGTATTTGGCGAATCACCCGTTGTCCATTCAAGATGAGTTACTGGAATTCATCGGTCGCGATACGGACTGGAAAGTCGAAGACTTGGCCGAGTACGTCTCCCCACTGAAACATGGCCGTTCCTTCGATGTTGGCAAAAACCTGTTCCGCGTTGCGAACTGTGTGGCGTGTCACAAGTTCGGCGGGGAAGGGCGGGAACTTGGACCGGATTTGGCGAAACTCGATCCGAAAAAGCAGACGGCGTTACACATTCTGGAATCGATGATCGAACCGTCGAAGCAAATCGACGAGAAGTTTCAATCGAACACCTTCGTGCTGACATCGGGACAAATCGTGACCGGCATGATTGTCGAGGAAACTGAGACTGAAGTGAAAGTCCTCGTCGACCCGCTCGCCAAGGGCGATCCGTTAGTCATCAAGACAGCGGATATCGAGGACCGTGTCAAATCGAAAACCTCGATCATGCCGAAGGGTTTGCTCAACAAACTGACGCGGGAAGAGATTCTCGATCTGATCGCGTATGTTTACGCAAAGGCTGACAAGAAACATATGATGTTTGAAGACCATTCCCACCACTAG
- a CDS encoding FliM/FliN family flagellar motor switch protein — MGTSKDVNARRLMGLPVTISVRLAERQVELKQMLSLSPGSLLTFDKSCDDLLDLYVNNQLYGRGEAVKIGEKFGLKINKIGDTL, encoded by the coding sequence ATGGGTACGTCAAAAGATGTCAACGCAAGACGGCTAATGGGATTGCCGGTCACAATCTCGGTTCGGCTCGCCGAGCGGCAAGTGGAACTTAAGCAAATGTTGAGTCTGTCACCAGGATCGCTACTGACTTTCGACAAATCCTGCGACGACCTGCTTGATCTGTACGTCAACAACCAACTGTACGGGCGTGGTGAAGCAGTCAAGATTGGTGAGAAGTTCGGATTGAAGATCAACAAAATCGGCGACACGTTGTAG
- a CDS encoding UbiA-like polyprenyltransferase translates to MWNRISQFFSLIRFSHTVFALPFALLAAVLAWRTVPFRWQDLLGILLCMVFARSAAMAFNRLVDRKIDADNARTAGRHLPAGTLSVRAVTLFVIFTSAGFIVSTLLFLPNRWPLFLSVPVLLFLLGYSYAKRFTMWCHYWLAAALMLSPIAAWIALTGEVAWTPVLLAAVIFFWVGGFDIIYACQDESFDRDRGLFSVPAKLGTKSALRVAFISHLLTIACLFGLWWVAELGWVFFAGVVGVSILLAYEHAIVRPNDLSRVGLAFFQINAIISIGLFVLGLIDVLIA, encoded by the coding sequence ATGTGGAATCGCATTAGCCAATTTTTTTCTTTGATTCGATTCAGTCACACGGTTTTCGCGTTGCCATTCGCGTTGTTGGCAGCGGTGTTGGCTTGGCGGACGGTGCCGTTCCGCTGGCAAGATCTCCTCGGCATCCTGCTATGCATGGTTTTCGCCCGCTCGGCTGCGATGGCGTTCAATCGGTTGGTGGATCGAAAAATCGACGCCGATAACGCCCGGACCGCCGGTCGTCATTTACCTGCTGGGACTCTCTCGGTCCGTGCGGTGACGCTATTTGTCATCTTCACATCGGCCGGGTTCATCGTTTCGACGCTGCTGTTCCTGCCGAATCGATGGCCGTTATTTCTGTCTGTGCCGGTGCTGTTGTTTCTGCTCGGCTACTCGTACGCCAAACGGTTCACGATGTGGTGTCACTATTGGTTGGCAGCGGCTCTGATGCTCTCGCCGATCGCCGCTTGGATCGCACTCACTGGGGAAGTCGCTTGGACGCCAGTCCTGCTCGCGGCCGTGATTTTCTTCTGGGTCGGCGGGTTTGACATCATCTACGCCTGCCAGGATGAATCTTTCGACCGCGATCGCGGATTGTTCAGCGTGCCGGCAAAACTCGGTACGAAATCAGCCTTGCGAGTGGCGTTCATCAGCCATTTGCTGACCATTGCTTGCCTGTTCGGCTTGTGGTGGGTCGCGGAATTGGGATGGGTGTTCTTCGCGGGAGTGGTCGGAGTTTCTATCCTGCTGGCCTACGAACATGCCATCGTAAGACCCAACGATCTCAGCCGCGTGGGACTCGCGTTTTTCCAAATCAATGCGATTATCTCAATTGGTTTGTTCGTGTTGGGACTGATCGATGTCCTCATCGCTTGA
- a CDS encoding ThuA domain-containing protein, with product MKRNLLLAMGVLLFGGSQLFAEDLVYKGKEGPGKGKHVVLISGDEEYRSEEALPMLGKVLSQRHGFTCTVLFSTDPEKGYIDPNNQNHLPGLEALKDADLMIVATRFRTPPEEDMKHFEAYLDAGKPVIGLRTATHGFRGPWSYFGRQILGEQWVAHHGAHKRQGCRGVIEEENADHPVLNGVKDVFAPSDVYAVTHLTDTDTILLRGAVTESLDPDSEPIDGPKNNPMMPLAWMHNYKSPGGGEGKSFCTTMGAAVDLVNEDARRIVVNAVYNLTGLDVPKKANVEFVDPFYPSFYGFTRKPFWKERDIYPWDFALGKSPKAVDPPGSPEWPYRKMGPKSK from the coding sequence ATGAAACGAAACTTGCTGCTCGCGATGGGCGTATTACTGTTTGGCGGCTCACAATTGTTTGCCGAAGATTTGGTCTACAAAGGCAAAGAGGGGCCGGGGAAGGGGAAACACGTCGTGCTGATTAGCGGCGACGAGGAATACCGCTCCGAAGAGGCGTTGCCGATGCTGGGGAAGGTTCTCAGTCAGCGTCACGGTTTCACCTGCACGGTATTGTTCTCGACGGACCCGGAGAAGGGGTACATCGATCCGAACAACCAAAACCATCTGCCTGGTTTGGAAGCCTTGAAGGACGCGGATTTGATGATTGTTGCCACACGGTTTCGGACTCCGCCCGAAGAAGACATGAAACACTTCGAAGCCTACCTGGATGCCGGGAAGCCGGTCATTGGCCTGCGAACCGCGACGCATGGGTTTCGTGGACCGTGGTCGTATTTTGGTCGGCAGATTTTAGGTGAACAGTGGGTGGCACATCACGGTGCCCACAAACGCCAAGGCTGTCGCGGAGTGATCGAAGAAGAAAACGCCGACCATCCGGTTCTCAATGGTGTGAAAGACGTATTCGCTCCGTCGGATGTATACGCCGTCACGCACCTAACCGATACTGACACGATCTTGCTGCGGGGAGCAGTGACGGAATCACTCGATCCCGATTCAGAACCGATCGATGGTCCGAAGAACAATCCTATGATGCCGTTGGCATGGATGCACAATTACAAATCCCCCGGCGGCGGTGAAGGCAAATCGTTCTGCACAACCATGGGGGCAGCGGTGGACTTGGTTAACGAAGATGCTCGCCGCATCGTCGTGAATGCCGTGTATAATCTCACGGGACTCGATGTGCCGAAGAAGGCGAACGTTGAGTTCGTCGATCCGTTTTACCCCAGTTTTTACGGGTTCACTCGGAAACCGTTCTGGAAAGAACGCGATATCTACCCATGGGATTTCGCACTCGGCAAATCGCCGAAGGCCGTGGACCCGCCAGGATCACCGGAGTGGCCCTATCGCAAGATGGGACCAAAGTCGAAGTGA
- a CDS encoding DotU family type IV/VI secretion system protein, whose protein sequence is MRNPLKERVIRVMLSVVDSLESLNEESLQAKDVRPQIHHLLSKWPDSPNGSEEELTRAALVYWIDDLLSHADWPGASQWRSDPLEHEILGTGHGAWRFFASAETARYLGYVNALEVFAACTQLGFRGVYRKRDSRRQLQAQPAALARSTMSCTSSVTGNSETREHDGIATSTQVATAPVQTVVSSDPGQDDASCYEWPPRKSRDEVFAELPPTIDTWAAAVFRELPGDVDLANITLPSSWKSSLLGLPKLLVTLTAMIAIVGTLCCLVW, encoded by the coding sequence ATGCGGAATCCGCTGAAAGAGCGAGTCATTCGTGTCATGCTGTCAGTCGTTGACAGCCTGGAATCCCTGAACGAAGAATCGCTGCAAGCGAAGGACGTGCGTCCGCAAATTCACCATCTCCTCTCGAAATGGCCTGATTCTCCGAACGGTAGCGAAGAAGAACTGACGCGAGCGGCATTGGTCTACTGGATCGACGATTTGCTCAGTCACGCGGATTGGCCCGGAGCGTCACAATGGCGGAGTGATCCGCTGGAACATGAAATTCTCGGCACCGGTCATGGAGCCTGGCGATTCTTCGCGTCCGCGGAAACTGCTCGCTATTTGGGGTATGTCAACGCCCTCGAAGTGTTCGCAGCCTGTACTCAACTGGGTTTCCGAGGCGTCTACCGAAAACGCGACTCACGACGTCAACTGCAAGCTCAACCGGCAGCGTTGGCACGGTCGACGATGTCGTGTACGTCCTCGGTGACGGGAAATTCCGAGACTCGTGAGCACGACGGAATTGCGACAAGCACACAGGTTGCCACTGCACCGGTTCAGACAGTGGTTTCTTCGGATCCCGGTCAGGATGACGCTTCGTGTTACGAATGGCCGCCGAGAAAAAGTCGCGATGAAGTATTCGCGGAACTTCCGCCCACGATCGACACTTGGGCGGCCGCAGTGTTTCGTGAACTTCCCGGCGACGTCGATTTGGCGAACATCACTTTGCCGTCATCATGGAAATCCAGCCTCTTGGGCTTACCCAAACTGCTCGTCACGCTCACCGCAATGATCGCAATTGTTGGAACACTCTGCTGCTTGGTTTGGTGA
- a CDS encoding AAA family ATPase, with protein MAQITATAKKLISNIETVIIGKRPEIVQTIVCYFCEGHILLEDVPGVAKTMLARALAASVGGEFHRVQCTPDLLPTDITGASVFNPKTTEFEFRAGPIFTQILLADEINRATPRTQAALLEAMAERRVSVDGVTHNLKPPFLVIATQNPVDHEGTFPLPEAQLDRFLMRLSLGYPSREAEGQMLERLREKHPIDAVKTVVSSAEVVACQLAVRDVHVDEKVREYILEIVQQTREHDDVALGGSPRASIALYRASQALAGIRGHDFVTPDDVKRIAAPILAHRLLIRPESRLRKVTPHHVVEQILNEVEVPVLRG; from the coding sequence ATGGCTCAGATAACGGCCACCGCGAAAAAGCTCATTTCAAATATCGAGACGGTCATCATCGGGAAACGTCCCGAGATCGTGCAGACGATTGTGTGCTACTTCTGCGAAGGACACATTCTGCTCGAAGACGTCCCCGGCGTCGCCAAGACGATGTTGGCTCGAGCGCTTGCGGCGAGTGTGGGCGGCGAGTTTCATCGCGTCCAATGCACACCCGATTTGTTGCCCACGGACATCACCGGGGCGAGCGTGTTCAATCCGAAAACGACGGAATTTGAATTTCGAGCCGGTCCGATCTTCACGCAGATTCTGCTCGCTGATGAAATCAACCGAGCCACGCCACGAACACAGGCGGCTCTATTGGAAGCAATGGCCGAGCGGCGAGTGAGCGTCGACGGTGTGACGCACAACCTCAAACCGCCGTTTCTTGTCATCGCCACGCAGAACCCGGTTGATCACGAGGGCACATTTCCGCTACCGGAAGCACAGTTGGATCGCTTCCTCATGAGACTCTCGCTCGGTTACCCGTCCCGTGAGGCGGAAGGGCAAATGCTCGAACGGTTGCGTGAGAAACACCCGATTGATGCGGTGAAAACTGTTGTCTCGAGTGCGGAAGTCGTAGCGTGCCAGCTGGCGGTGCGGGACGTGCATGTTGACGAGAAAGTCCGCGAGTACATTCTGGAAATCGTTCAACAAACCCGTGAGCATGACGATGTTGCTCTCGGCGGCAGCCCACGGGCGTCAATCGCGTTGTATCGGGCATCGCAGGCACTCGCCGGAATTCGCGGGCACGATTTCGTCACCCCGGACGATGTCAAACGCATCGCCGCCCCGATTCTGGCCCATCGGTTATTGATCCGTCCGGAAAGTCGCCTGCGGAAAGTCACGCCGCACCACGTGGTCGAACAAATTCTCAACGAAGTCGAAGTGCCGGTGCTGCGAGGTTAA